Proteins encoded in a region of the Zea mays cultivar B73 chromosome 2, Zm-B73-REFERENCE-NAM-5.0, whole genome shotgun sequence genome:
- the LOC100275214 gene encoding uncharacterized protein LOC100275214 (The RefSeq protein has 1 substitution compared to this genomic sequence), whose product MRPASDAHQSRLLYELCALLLTVLRASPDDGAVARPLLPRHVTPAGVASMLLGASMALMLCGSVTFMLGFFLMPWVVGLGFLFLFVGFITNLSGIWRDIILWPSVACSASDSPKEAPSPWHMFSKPSFMST is encoded by the exons ATGAGGCCGGCGTCGGACGCGCACCAGTCGCGGCTGCTCTACGAGCTCTGCGCGCTCCTGCTGACCGTCCTCCGGGCGTCGCCTGACGACGGGGCGGTGGCGCGGCCGCTGCTGCCGCGACATGTGACGCCCGCCGGGGTGGCGTCCATGCTGCTGGGGGCGTCCATGGCGCTGATGCTCTGCGGCTCGGTCACCTTCATGCTCGGCTTCTTCCTCATGCCCTGGGTTGTCGGGCTCGGTTTCCTCTTCCTCTTCGTCGGCTTCATCACCAACCTCTCCGGGATCTGGAGGGACATCATCCTCTGGCCCTCCGTCGCGTGCTCCGCATCGGACTCACCCAAGGAGGCACCCTCCCCAT GGCATATGTTTTCCAAGCCTTCATCCATGTCGACGTGA